GGTGATGGCATGAGAGTTTTCTTGTGGCATATTCTTGGGGTGCTCAAAGATAGATTTTCCAGCTAATTATTGTGACAACTGGGTATATCTATAAATACACAAGTCTTGTCATCATTGCCGATAGGTCTTGGGCATGACTTGAGACAACTTTATCACCATCTTTTGAAATTATCTAAGACCAAATGTTGAGTCCTCTCGGGGCTGGGTGTCTAGATGAATTGAGGTTGTTGCCTACCTCgaatgggatttttttttttttttctcattctatCTTGCAAGGTTTTCTGATGTAGCGTTTCGTGTTCCCTAGCATTGTTTGGTATGGCATAATTCAAGTATTCTTTCACACAAGTTTATCTTTTGGTTGGCAATTAGAAAGCAGTTATTTACTCTTGATCATATTAATGTTTATTTACCTTTTTCAAATGGATGCTTTCTTTGCAAGGCAGCATTGGAGCAACAcaaccatattttcttttattatccCTATTCCCGTGAAGTGATGTCCTTTTTTCCTCGAAGAAATTTGGATGGCCTTGGCTTCGATAGGAGACGGGTGTATTGTGGGTAGCAACAAGAAAGAATGGTAAGGGCCCTTAGTAGGTTGCTAACCATTTGGTTTTGCAAGCAATGGTTTATTTTTAtggagagaaaataataatagatgCTTTGATGAGCAAGAGTGATTCAAGTCCCAATTGGTATATCAGATTTTGTGTTATTTAGACAAAGTTAGCTACTTATCTTCTTTTTTCCATATTCTTTAGAGCCAAGCTCTGTGGCATTTCTAGTGGCTTCCAGCTGATCGCTTTTCGTTTACTTCACTGAGTTGTACCACTTAGTAACTGGGGGTTGACATCACAAATACATCAACTTTCACTGTGGTTGACTCATAAGTATGCCTTTAGCACCCTAAGTTATTGTTTAGGGAGTAACCAAGGGTTGGCATCCCAAATGTGCATACTCGCACGAATGTACCTTTCTAATGATTAAGAAAGGTTATgaattgacaatttttttatatgttgttACTTCACTAGTTTAGGTTGCTTAGTAATTGGAGGTTGTCAGCACAACTGTGAACTTTTATGTAATATATTGGTGGCCTAAATTATGAGTATGCTTATACACTCTTTGTGATTTTTTCTAGTAACCAAGGGGTTGGCAACACAATTGTGAACTCTTGCGTATAAAAAGCCTTGCAAATCCTTAGGAAAGCTCCTTCTGATTGGACTTTGCAAATGACTATTTTGAAAATCTCTCATTAGTGTATTTTCTACTCTTTTGTTTTGAGCCCCCTTTTATGTTTCATGAAAATTTGAATTATGAGTATGTTTTGGCACATTGAGCTATAATGCTTAAGGAATGTGCTTTCTCTAGATAGTCTTAAGATCTCCTAATAGttttacattttgtttttttcttatttttaacaagattatatatttatttattctttaacTGCTTTggattttcttaattttttattgtgagaCTTGAATTATGTCTTAACTTAGAGTTATAGATTGTTTTGgttgattttataaaattcttatttataaaaaaaaaaactttaattaaCGTCAAAactaaggaagaaaaagagtattcgaacaataaaaataaacttcaaaaaaaaataaatcataacaaGTCTTAAATAAATGAGTCAATTAAGGAATTTATCCTAACAAAACAGATGTTTGACTAACTATATTATTACTAACGGAGAAAAAGTTGTGCCACATTGCGGTCCATATATGTCATTTTAACGATATTTGTCTACATTAAATATtgcaatcaaatatcaatatttattgTCTTCTTCAGATTAACAAAGATATTTCaacgaaataaaaaaaaattaacataacttatgaacaataatattaacagcttttattttcttctcattttcttatcacaaattctaattttaaacaTAGTATTATGGTATTTGCTCAAGGGAGCTTTGGTAtaagaaaaatttttaaattcttgaaatttatgatttttgaaaattttttatttctaagatttatacaattttatatttagttaaatttaaacattCTCAAGTATGTTGgatatttctttttgaaaatcttatatacttatatttaatttaaatgtaacATTATTAAGAATTcatgtgttttttttaaattacccttatttgattttttatttaaaaataataaattctttctagtatataaaatattgagacgCATAATCTTTtaagaagttaaaaaatattatttttttacacattatatatatatgtgcatgtatatatatatacataatacatgTTTGTATAAAtacatgtatgtgtgtgtatatatatatataatttatatatttatataatatattatgtatgtatatatatatatttgtaaaaaataagttatgaaAAAGATAATCGTGAAAGGGGTTATAAAAGAGTAAGGAgtgttttaaactttttatttgataaaaacttTTTTAAGTCTATAAAAATCCAAGATTCTCAACCTCTCccgtgaaattttttttgtgaaaaaaatgattaaaaataaatttaaaaaatattattatttaatatttttaaaaaaaattatactaaatatAAGAATGTAGATTTCAATCTAATATTTTCAAGAATCTAAAAATTTCTTTGGTACCAAACGTCCCAAAATGTTCTAATAATAGGACAATGTTATTGTGGGCAAGTGGGTTCTCCAAATTTATTGACTAATCCTATTGTGATTTGGttacttaaatattaaatattaaaatacattaaaaattaactaaaatttattaaaccACTGGAttccttaataattttttctaatataatatacatattttaaagttttaaaatcCCAAGGCTTCATTCATCTGTATCATATCTAGACAGCTTGCCCTGGACTAATTCAAAGTAGACAATTTGGGATTAAACACAGTACCTATTGATggtttcaaattattattattatagcaaGCCTAAGTCTTTTCCCTTCATCACTCTTAGTTTGACATCCATTAACAATGGAAAAATTGGGCTTGAAATAAATAAGTCAAATTAAGAATATGTAATCAGAAGCTAGTCGGTACCCACCACGCTAGCAGTCTAATTTACTTGAACAAGTCGGAAAGAATTGGGAATTGTATAAATTTGTCATTGTTGATACATAGTGTAtgtattgtaaaaaaaaaaaaaattaatattaccatTCCCTGCTCATATTACAATATTAATGGCTTTtagagatatataaatatattaaagtgtattttaattttaattatgaaaattcatatttaCCATATTAAGTGTATgtattgcaaaaaaaatttctagacaTTCAATAGCCTATAATATAAACTACTCACTAAATACACACAATTTTACGTCGAACTTTTAAAATTGAACTgcataattataattatgtgtTAGATTAAAATTTGTTTACAAAGCATTTACATGGAAATATGTAACAGAATAGTGAATAAATGTTAATATCCATTTAGAGGTTTGAGAATAATTACTAGaactaaaataagaatattttaaatatttcaaaattttaacccACAAATTGGACCTCAAATTGGTCTCCATTTCATGCTCCCAGTCAAATAAACCAAGCATTGACtggaaaaatcaaataagaaaaaccATTAAAACAAGGAAgctacacacacatacacaactTCAAAAGTCAACTCATCCTTAACATTTTCATATGTACACAGGAAGATAAAGGAAGGAGTAGACCACCAAGAGGGGAATATTAATAACTATATGGCATACCttgaatattattaatttgtaagCCTCAACTTGTAGAATTATAGTATTCACCCTCCCTCGAATTGCTTCAAAGATCCCatccagagagagaaagaagggaattgagagagagagacagagagatggAATTCAAGCATTTCAGCCACCCACACAACCTGAGCTTGCAGCAAATCCCTCAGGGCTCCGAAATCCACTGCTCCGGCTGCAACTCTCCAGCCTCCGGCGGCTCGTTCTACACGTGCTGGCAATGCGGCTTCCACCTCCACGACCAATGCTTCAACGCAGCTCGCTCGCTGAACCACCCTTCTCACCCATCTCACCCTCTCACTCTCCTTCCCTCCCCGACTTatccctcctcctccttcttctgcAACTCCTGCAACCTCACCGGCACCGGCTTGTCCTATAGCTGCTCACGCTGCGACTTTGATCTCCATATCCACTGCGCTTTCCCACCTGCCGAAACTATGTTCCCTGCTCTTCCTAATCAGAATAGTTACTCTTTCCCGCAAGAAACACCGAGTTTCGGTCCTCCCCCTTTCGCTAATTACGCGCCTGAAACCGCCGGCCATGAATCTGTTCCCAGCACTCTCAGCCcacaattcaataattttcCGAATCATCAAGCTGTTGTTCCTGAAACTGCAATCTATGCTGAGTACAATTTTCCAAATTCAGCTCCTATTATCAATCCACCTTCGGAGGCCAACCAGCAGCCAACACATTTTCAGTATCCACCGGTTCCTGCTGAAGCTGCAAGCTATGAACAGTACAATTTTCCCCCAAATCATACAGCTGCTCAGTTTCAGCCAGTTCCTGAGGCTGCAACATATGAATCTGTTGTCAGTTATTCTCCGAACCTACAATACGGTTTTCCAAATCAAACAACTGCTTCTGTGAATCCACTTCCACAGTCCACTCAGTATCAATCAGTTGCCGAGGCTGCAACCCATGAATCTGCTGCCAATTTTCCCAACCCACAATATAGTTTTCCAAATCAAACAACTGCTCCTGTGAATGCATTTCCACAGTCGACTGAGTATCAGCCAGTTCCTGAAGCTGCTGCAGCCCATGAATCTGTTGCTAATCCTTTGAACCCACAATACAGTTTTCCAAATCAAACAACTGCTTCTGTGAATGCATTTCCACAGTCGACTCAGTATCAGCCAGTTCCTGAAGCTGCTGCAGCCCATGAATCTGTTGCTAATCCTTTGAACCCACAATACAGTTTTCCAAATCAAACAACTGCTTCTGTGAATCCACTTCCACAGACTCAGTATCAGCCAGTTATTGAAGCTACAAGCCATGAGTCTAGTGCCAGTACTGTTCCTATGCCACACTACCCTCCAAAAAATGATCAACCCCTGCCGAAATCTAATCCCATTAACCCAACAACAAACGTATCACCAGCTAGTGAAAATCAAACACAACTGCGAAACGTGAAACACTTCAGCCACCACCATGCTCTGCGCCCTTATAATGTTCCGGAGGAGGACTACGTCCTCTGCTCAGGCTGCGAGCAGTACCTCTCTGGCTCGGCTTACAGCTGCAGCAAGCCCAGGTGCAACTTCCACCTCCACAAGTCGTGTTTCGAATTGCCCCGAGAGCTTCAACACAAGTCTCACCCGAAGCACGCTCTCGCCCTCCTTtcctcccctccttacaaactAACCGGTGAATTCACCTGCAATGCCTGCCTGAGAACAGGCGCTGCTTTTACATACCACTGCAAGAGTTGCAACTTCGACCTCCATGCCAAGTGTGCTTCTCTGCCCCAAACCATGAAGCGTAAAGATCATGAACACCCGCTCAATCTCCTCTACTCCACTCCATACAAGAAAGGAGAGGGTGACAGGGAAGAGTTGCTTTTCTACTGTGATGTCTGTGAAGGGATAGTTGATGAACGCTGCTGGGTGTACTACTGTGAAGAATGTGACTATGGTACCGACTTGGCTTGTGCCACTGTTGAACCAGACTCGGACGAAGAAGGCCCAGAAAcaggagaagaagaagcgagaggaggaggagagtcTGGAGAATATTCGGCTGAATCAGCTGAGCTCCAGATGAAAATGCTTCAACTTCAGCTGGAGATGAGCAAACAGCAGGCTCAAATGATTACGAGCATGGGACAGAGTTTGGCCAACTTAGTTTAGAGTTTCTTCGCGGGGCTGGGAAATCATCCTGTTTGGTTTATTCTGGATTGTGTTGTAGGTGTGTCTTAGTTTCTTGCTTCAACTTCTTCATaggatttgattattttcactGTGGTTTTcacttgataattttttatcaaatgtcAATGGAATAACCCAAATTTGTTGGGAGCCCTTCTGTGGTTGAAATACGAATGCTCAATAATTGGGTATGCAAGTGAATTCTTACAAATACGACTTAGAAAATGcaaatgtattatatttagttttaatattaGTTTGCATTTAGGGAAAACAAGAAGAGTTATCAAGATGATCCGATGGGGAGCTGCGTATTGCTGCCGAGCAATGTCGCAGTCTTTTGATTAGTTGCATTTTTTGTGATTTCGATTCATTTTGTCAGTTTACATTtctatgaatttatttaaacattgaCAAATATGTGGGTTTGGAGGTGATGAGAGTCAAATTGTTTAGGATTAACCAGTGAATATACTTACACATTACAGCTAAATGTCACATGAATTATCACTCggaaatattcaaataatattttttattataaagatCTGCTTCTAGGACTCCTTTGAGGCACGAAAGATGCCCCAAACTTCCTAAAATTTTCTGTTTAATATGGACTCCACCATTTGcatagaatttatttataatttttgtaagatGACTTTTCCATATTTGGagtatagaaaataaaaaaaaaaattcttagcTGTTAATTATTTTGGTTTATCCTAGTCAAACCATTATgcagaaaagaatcaaactagATGAGCTGGGACATTTGATTTTTCAGTGCTATCACATCAGAGTTGATAcatttttacaattaaaataaaaaatgtttatttttggccaaaaaaaaagCCTATTTAAATTAGAGACATTCCatgtattttctatttattatttttctaattcaaAAGACAAATATTAATGATCAAATAGTGTAGAACTCTAAACAAATTAATACGATCGAAGATTAACTTGTGAACAACCTCAGTTTTGATcgtttgtatttgtttattaatttatattgaatgaaaacaaaaaatacagaAGAACAGGAGCTTGTTTAATAAAGAAAGGCAAGCTTGAAACATAGTTTGGCTtaacttatttatataaaataattcatttatatgtatttcatttgaaattgatttaagtTGTCTTTGACTACAAGCAtgaaatttatatgaaaagaaaatattttttagataattaaattgtctagaattaaatttcaaaaaaaaagtCAATCGAAGGTAtttgattagtttaattttttacctaaaaattataatctttttttaacttttgatgtTTTATTGTCATTAAATTTCAGGGaattgtctaaaaataaatcaaatatatatacacaaatatacatatacctaGCTTGAGGATGAAGAAGTCGCCGCTACCATTGCTCTTGCTCGTCCTCACTCTCGCTCAGTCCATCGTTGCCATCATTGGCCTTGGCTGTCACCACCATTGCTGTCATCACCATTCACTCCTCGATCGCTCACCGTCGCTCTAGCTCGCTGCCTTTTGTTCCTCGCGACTGTCGGCTACTCTTCCCATCCTCCTCGCTATCACCAGCCACTTTGCTTCTCCTTCACActttttcttctccaattcctGAGAATTTCTTTTCCAAGCCCCCCCATAAGAATTTGTTTTCTAACAAAAGTGACAATTTGGATTACTTAGAAAATATAACTAATCCAACACCACCAAAATTGAAATTTACAtagaaaatattcatttttcataaaaaataagccCAATCAAACAGACCCTTAgtttattcttatatttaataaaagatataaatataactaaGTTTATTTGTgaacataaaaaaattgaacttgaTCCAAATAAAAACACGAACACCATTCATAAGGTTTTACTCATAACAAACTAAAAttaatcacattaaaaataaacaaagttGAACTTGGAAACTTAACTCGTTCACATCTTCTCACCACCCAAATTTAGCACAGAACATAATAATCAATGTCATGTCAAATATGTTTTGATTATCCTCTTAAATATAACAAGGATTTTtaacagaaagaaaaatacaaaaataattctgCTTTTTTGGGCTAATCTAAGgataattattttcttctcaCATATTCTAATTACAAACATAAGATTAGGctatatgcgtgtgtgtgtgtgtgtgtgtgtgtgtgtgtactgGCTTAAATCTCCTAATATATGTAAGTTAAAACTAGCAATATAGCAGCATGTCAGTCATCATTCATATCCAGTATCCAGACAACTTGTCTCGGACTGCTCTAAAGTATATAAAACTTGGGATCAAAATCTGCAGATTTCGATTGAGAGAGCGAAGTCCAGGTCTTTCTGATCAATAGTTAGTAATCAATTCATAGTGGCTGATAAATTATTAATAGCTGTTATCCATTATTAGGTGCATCCATGAAAAATCAAAGGGTGGACTTTCCCATGCCCTTGCTGACTTTCAGAAATAAGCAAAGTCCAAAGTCAAATTAAGCATCTTTAGAAGAAGCTGGCCTTTACCCAACCACCAGCGCATCACCAACTGCAACTTGAGCATTATATAGCTAAGTACCTTATCCTTATATATTATTGGCCGTGTTGAAGAGAAATATGATGATGGAGATGTTGTAGATTTTTGACTGAAATTAATCATATCTTggcaatatatataatttatgtgaAAGTTGCCAGTAAACTTATATGCTTAAAACCGTTGTCACCCGTATAAATAGGTGCACCCTTGGATAGTAAGTAGTAGACCATATTTGAAACCACAGTTTTCTGATAATAACAAATTAAGCTCAAAACCACTTTTCCTTGCCTGTTAGAACAAACAGCCCTTAACTTgggttttcttttttcctcacatttgcttcaattttatgtcattttttcatatatttatactTGTATAAAAAGATCTTTTATTGAATCTTGACAGAGAATTATATATCTTGTCAATGTCCCTACATTTGGAAGAAAAttcttatcaaaataattaatgttaCATAAATGTTTTTGatgtgttatatatttataaattttgtatatatagatGCTATTTTCTCTGTCAAACATGTGTGACCATTAAAGTGGAGAGAGattatataaatagagaatcttttaaaaatatatatgcaaaAACAAAGTCTTATTgtctaataattatttaagcCTATATAAAAACttgtaaaaaaaatgtaaaattacaGCCTATGACAGAAGGTCCATTGCTCAAAAACCAAGCTTGAGAAAAGTCAAATTCACTAATTGAAGAATTTTCCATCTTAAAGTGTACAACATGCTAGCAATATAGTATTTGGTCTTGTGCATTGACTTCTAGCTTCAACTTCATCGCTTGCTTCCATCATTTCCGTACCCTACAATATACtaatatgaaatttgattgcatttttttgtaatgtttaGAGCAAGTAGAAGGGTTACTTTacaatcataaattttattgttattattattgtctaATTCTTTTACAAAATTATGTGATTGGTTAatataatatctataaattaaatttaaaaaaaggcctttaactaaaaaaaatcactatattacattattttatGTACATTTCTTATACAAATTGTATTTGcaggaaaatgaatttttacaAAATGTGTACATAAAACAATATCATAGTAacatgaaaatgatattttgtaattaaaaattaatttattgtgtatttttatttttaatatgtgaGTATTAATAAATATGATAGTGTAAAAATAATAGTGATTGGATGACCCTTAATTATTATGGATGCCATTTTCTCCATATAAAT
This window of the Diospyros lotus cultivar Yz01 chromosome 5, ASM1463336v1, whole genome shotgun sequence genome carries:
- the LOC127802472 gene encoding uncharacterized protein LOC127802472 → MEFKHFSHPHNLSLQQIPQGSEIHCSGCNSPASGGSFYTCWQCGFHLHDQCFNAARSLNHPSHPSHPLTLLPSPTYPSSSFFCNSCNLTGTGLSYSCSRCDFDLHIHCAFPPAETMFPALPNQNSYSFPQETPSFGPPPFANYAPETAGHESVPSTLSPQFNNFPNHQAVVPETAIYAEYNFPNSAPIINPPSEANQQPTHFQYPPVPAEAASYEQYNFPPNHTAAQFQPVPEAATYESVVSYSPNLQYGFPNQTTASVNPLPQSTQYQSVAEAATHESAANFPNPQYSFPNQTTAPVNAFPQSTEYQPVPEAAAAHESVANPLNPQYSFPNQTTASVNAFPQSTQYQPVPEAAAAHESVANPLNPQYSFPNQTTASVNPLPQTQYQPVIEATSHESSASTVPMPHYPPKNDQPLPKSNPINPTTNVSPASENQTQLRNVKHFSHHHALRPYNVPEEDYVLCSGCEQYLSGSAYSCSKPRCNFHLHKSCFELPRELQHKSHPKHALALLSSPPYKLTGEFTCNACLRTGAAFTYHCKSCNFDLHAKCASLPQTMKRKDHEHPLNLLYSTPYKKGEGDREELLFYCDVCEGIVDERCWVYYCEECDYGTDLACATVEPDSDEEGPETGEEEARGGGESGEYSAESAELQMKMLQLQLEMSKQQAQMITSMGQSLANLV